The nucleotide window TGGAGGGAAGGAGGAGTGGTGGGTTACCGTCTTCAATAACCATGGAATTACGCTTCCATTACGAGTGATGGTCTCTTTTGAGGAAGTGTTCCTAGCTTTGTGAGCTTGGTATCTGCAATggccaataataatattattaattgcACATTGTCATTCATTGTTCCCTCCAATTTCCATGGGAAAAAATTAAACTTGCCGTAAAAGAAGCACAAAAGTCTTCAAAGAAATACAGTATGAAATTATCTTCCcttgtttcattgttttattttcaaaattattattgttagtgtCGACAGCCTTCTAAAGTTGTCTTGAGAGCTCTTCAAGTTCAAGCCGAGTCAGAAGCAGAAAAGAAACTTGCAGAAATTCTAAAGAAAAGTTTTACTGCCTCTCAAATTGCTGTCAGGGATATTTCAGGTCTCTTGATTTAGTTAGTAAAACTACTGTTACTTAAAATGATTATATATTCACCATCTTTCACTCTCATTCGTATGAGATGCAAAACTGAACTCGTAGGACATAGGTTACCGCAGTGTGCACTTCAGTGCACACACAGGTCGTGATTTCAGGCCCTGATCAAGATTTTCAGGCCTTTATAGTAACTTCATAAGATACAGATCATCATTTCACCTCTGTGGTATCTCTAACATCACATATTATCATTATCCAGGAGGCTGTGGGGCAATGTATGAGATATTTGTGGAATCAGAAGATTTCAGAGGAAAGAAACAAGTACATCAACATCGACTCATTAATCAAGTAAGGTAACTTAATGACCagggggcccgtttctcgaaagacccagTAACTTATTGGGCCCAAAACGCAATTCTTTAAACTATGATCTGCTTGCCGTGAAAACCCGCTCTCTTgatatgtttcagataaaagaaaagacaaaataactgcaaagtttcaaagcatgaaacgtgttcctattgaagatacaaagagacttttgtcacccgaaacgtttcgggacttttgagaaacgggcccctgggcaGAGTTTCTTGAAGCATGGTTTATGCTAAACTTGATTTATCACCATGACAACTATGGtgtgaatgaaaattaatgatggTTTGAGAAACTCGACCCAGATCAATGTGAATGACTTTTGCAATTATTATAAAACAAATTATCACAATAGGAAAATTGTTTCACCAAAGTGTGACAACAGTGAAGGAAGAAAATGAGGGTATATTGTTGCAGAcctttaatgatttttttttcattgatttgAGGTCTAAAATAAAGTAATAGTGAGTACTTTTTGGTGCACTGCACACATGTACAACTGTAACTAtgacaaaataaatttgataAAAAGTTTCTCTTTACATTGTTGAAAGGATGATCCATGCAGATCCATTTGGTCCAAATTGGATCTGCACTGATTACCCTTTCAACATTACCAAGAGAAAAATTTGCTACACATCAATAAATATTGTTTCTGGCCATTCTGTCTGTACATACTTCCCAAGGGGCACAAAAAATAGAGCCCTGTGGCCAAAAGGACACAAGTTATTGCTACAGCTCTCACAGCTGAATTCATTGTATTATTGGACTGCGAAGTTGGCCAACTTAAAAAGTACTGTACCTTGGGTCTGTCTATTCCATCAACCATCTAAAGGGGTGAATCATATGGCAACACAAGGTGGCCATGCAACTCATTTCAGATGATTTACTGAACAGAAACATCTAAACTAAATCTGCAACCATACCATATGGTGCTACAAATTTTGCTGTAAACTAGAATCTGTCTCTAGCAAGACCTTctattttgacattttcttgtTAGGCCTTAGGAGATGAAGTCAAACAGATGCATGGTCTAAGAATCTTTACAGCAGTTCCTGGTGAAAATAAGGGTTAAATTTGCACACCAGTGTTGGGGTCAGTTTGTGACCATCTGATTCCAAAGACTGCACAATGATGTGCACTAGTTCCTGCAGCTTTTAACAGAAGCAGTTACaaaggaaaacaaggaaatgaatAAGGAAAACCGAAACTGGAAGTGCATCTCATGACTAACATCTTATTATTGACCATTATAACAGTATTCTGCCTTTTCATTAGCACAACAGGTAAAAAAGCTGGTAGAGTACTCACAGACATAACTGGTTGTTACGTCTGCTCAGTGCATCATATGGAATAAAAATTTACCTTATTTAAGTCAACTGCTATTTACAGATACTTATGCCCTAGCTTCTTTATTATTCCTAGAAACAGAGCTTGGTAAAACACATGTACCTGATTGAATTTTCCACAATCTCGGGCCATTTTAGACAGTACTAAGTGAGGTTAAAGATGctaaattttactggttaccgcCTGTTAAGGAGAACACTGTTATAATATCCTAGGGTTATTTCTTTCATAATTGTTAATAATGATGCAGTAACAAATTCTAATGTAAAAAACTACAGGAAATGGCTTCTCATGTTTAAATCTGCAGGCAAAGGGTACTTTCATTAATTCTGATAAGCCTGTAATCAACaatcaaatattatttttattctctAGCAGGGCCAAAACTATGCACCCGAgcgtataataataataataataataataataataataataataataataataatacacatgaaaaaattactcgattctgattggctgagagcagtgcagttcaagtgtaacaccagtgcaaaaagtgtaacaccagtgcaaattacacatcgtaattctggattatgatttgcAGAAAGACATTGAGAAAGTTTGTAGGCCAATGATCTCATGTAAACGGCAATGGCCAAAATTTTGTGCAGAAACTctgaaaaacgttttctcaaATGCGAAAAAAGGGCTTCAAGAAACATCTTTTTCCacgcaaatttttttcatgtttgtattattaataagtaatcatacggtttttctcgttcaatttggaattaatttgcacttgtgagtttttcaaaaagctgaaattgcactcaCCGAAGCGGCttgtgcaatttcagctttttgaaaaactcactcgtgcaaattaattccaaattgaacttgaaaccgtatgattacctatactaataataataataataataataatagactGATCACGGTATTTATGGATTCTGAAATCATTGTTCACATAACATAAGGTTTGCTAAAACTGCTACTCCTTTACATATTTTGAAGTGTACAAA belongs to Acropora muricata isolate sample 2 chromosome 9, ASM3666990v1, whole genome shotgun sequence and includes:
- the LOC136927908 gene encoding bolA-like protein 3 isoform X2 — encoded protein: MSWVGILRGKVPHLCRQPSKVVLRALQVQAESEAEKKLAEILKKSFTASQIAVRDISGGCGAMYEIFVESEDFRGKKQVHQHRLINQVRP
- the LOC136927908 gene encoding bolA-like protein 3 isoform X1 yields the protein MSWVGILRGKVPHLCRQPSKVVLRALQVQAESEAEKKLAEILKKSFTASQIAVRDISGGCGAMYEIFVESEDFRGKKQVHQHRLINQALGDEVKQMHGLRIFTAVPGENKG